In Miscanthus floridulus cultivar M001 chromosome 5, ASM1932011v1, whole genome shotgun sequence, one genomic interval encodes:
- the LOC136451268 gene encoding uncharacterized protein produces MAPSGSGNVWRGAPGPVSGDSSPGSCGEQHACELPPPAPASGARRGGVAARVGEERLAESREVPTVAGAGAGGGGVEGPRCCGVARGGEGGSGGEGEAGRGVAKPAPTPARGREVTLIAALGRDLGGWGIVGSTRGWRGSWVADLEGGGEGEVGGGVEAATAAGGGGGHGAAGWGCAVGSGLSWGGAWVADGEGGRGRRG; encoded by the coding sequence ATGGCACCGTCCGGCAGTGGCAATGTCTGGCGGGGCGCCCCGGGCCCTGTCAGCGGTGACTCGAGCCCCGGCTCCTGCGGCGAGCAGCACGCGTGCGAGCTGCCACCACCGGCACCGGCGTCAGGGGCACGTCGCGGAGGAGTTGCGGCGCGCGTGGGGGAAGAAAGGTTAGCGGAGTCGAGGGAGGTACCCACCGTCGCTggagccggcgccggcggcggtggcgtagAGGGGCCGCGATGCTGTGGAGTAGCCCGCGGAGGGGAAGGAGGAAGCGGAGGTGAGGGGGAGGCCGGTCGCGGGGTGGCCAAGCCAGCGCCAACACCCGCGCGCGGCAGGGAGGTGACACTGATCGCGGCGCTGGGTCGAGATTTGGGCGGCTGGGGCATTGTGGGCTCCACGCGCGGCTGGAGAGGGTCGTGGGTGGCGGATCTGGAGGGTGGAGGGGAGGGGGAGGTGGGCGGCGGTGTCGAGGCGGCCACCGCTGCCGGTGGTGGAGGCGGGCATGGAGCCGCCGGCTGGGGCTGCGCGGTTGGCTCCGGGCTCAGCTGGGGAGGGGCGTGGGTGGCGGATGGGGAGGGAGGCCGAGGCCGACGGGGCTAG